Proteins co-encoded in one Ralstonia sp. RRA genomic window:
- a CDS encoding SPOR domain-containing protein yields MTLRLALLLLLLVNGVLLAANTGVFGPNVPSAWFESDREPERMQRQIRTEGIRILEPVPAASTTAPQTAPASSPAASGASADTKASAEHTALAADTAGSCTELGGLTDAQAAKGVDQLKQVAGVQVERITRQEDNRWWVHMPARDTRDDAERKVAELKRRNVADSAIVQEGNTFVVSLGLFRDKERAQQLLDELRAKDVRTAVVTQTRRLGAQTSLRVTATADAASGVAAQLATLKKTLGADELRACATSAANVTASR; encoded by the coding sequence ATGACGCTTCGCCTCGCCCTGCTGCTCTTGCTGCTCGTCAACGGCGTGTTGCTGGCGGCCAATACCGGCGTATTCGGGCCGAACGTGCCCTCGGCCTGGTTCGAAAGCGACCGCGAGCCCGAGCGCATGCAGCGCCAGATCCGCACCGAAGGGATCCGCATTCTTGAGCCAGTGCCCGCCGCCAGCACTACAGCGCCCCAGACTGCGCCAGCGTCGTCGCCCGCAGCATCCGGCGCCTCGGCTGACACCAAGGCCAGTGCCGAACACACGGCGCTTGCCGCAGACACGGCGGGCAGTTGCACCGAACTCGGCGGCCTGACCGACGCGCAGGCTGCAAAGGGCGTCGATCAGCTCAAGCAAGTGGCTGGCGTACAGGTCGAACGCATCACGCGCCAGGAAGACAACCGCTGGTGGGTCCACATGCCCGCCCGCGACACGCGCGACGACGCCGAGCGCAAGGTGGCCGAACTCAAGCGCCGCAACGTGGCCGATTCGGCCATCGTGCAGGAAGGCAATACGTTTGTGGTGTCGCTGGGCCTGTTCCGCGACAAGGAGCGCGCGCAGCAGCTTCTGGATGAGTTGCGCGCCAAGGACGTGCGCACCGCTGTGGTTACACAAACGCGCCGGCTCGGCGCGCAGACCTCGCTGCGGGTGACCGCCACCGCCGATGCGGCCTCGGGCGTTGCAGCGCAACTCGCTACCCTCAAGAAGACGCTCGGCGCCGACGAACTGCGCGCCTGTGCCACCTCTGCGGCAAACGTCACCGCATCGCGCTAA
- the rfaE2 gene encoding D-glycero-beta-D-manno-heptose 1-phosphate adenylyltransferase gives MTVRQPAPAFEQKICDSADVEARVRALPRPIVFTNGVFDILHRGHATYLAQARELGASLVVGVNTDASVRMLGKGDDRPLNTQEDRLAVLAALESVSLVVLFAERTPVELIQHVRPDIYVKGGDYDIDALEETRVVRSWGGTALAIPFEHDRSTTALLKRVRATS, from the coding sequence ATGACCGTTCGCCAGCCCGCGCCCGCCTTTGAACAGAAGATTTGCGACTCCGCTGATGTAGAGGCTCGCGTGCGCGCCTTGCCGCGCCCGATCGTATTCACCAACGGCGTGTTCGACATCCTGCATCGCGGTCACGCCACGTATCTGGCGCAGGCACGTGAGCTGGGTGCGTCGCTGGTGGTGGGCGTGAATACCGATGCCTCGGTGCGCATGCTGGGCAAGGGCGATGATCGTCCGCTCAACACGCAGGAAGATCGCCTGGCCGTGTTGGCCGCGCTCGAATCGGTGAGCCTGGTGGTGCTGTTTGCCGAGCGCACGCCGGTCGAACTGATTCAACACGTGCGCCCCGACATCTACGTCAAGGGCGGCGACTACGATATCGATGCGCTGGAGGAAACGCGCGTGGTGCGCAGCTGGGGCGGCACGGCGCTGGCGATTCCGTTCGAGCACGATCGCTCGACCACCGCGCTGCTCAAGCGCGTGCGCGCGACGTCCTGA
- a CDS encoding ABC transporter substrate-binding protein: protein MQRPNWRHASVVVGLALLSSTALADIRIGVTVSATGPQASLGFPEKNATTLWPREIAGEKVEVIVLDDASDTTRAVTNTRKLMTESNVDLIVGSSTTPNTLAMIDVAAEGKTPVISLASSARLIEPMDAQRRWIFKTPHSDSHMASLIAEHAAAHGVKTIAYIGFSNALGEAFLTEVQRFADLKHIRITDTERFSPTDNSVTAQVLHLLASKPDAVVIGGSGTPAALPARALAERGYTGKIYFNHGVSNNEFVKLCGKECEGAYVPTGPVMVATQLPDSNPAKAQALDFTRRYEAAFGKRTVSIFAAYTGDIGLLLQRAVPVALKRAKPGTPAFREALRDALEHVRDLPTSTGVVNMSPQDHVGLDQRARVMAQIRRGEWRLADEAKSP, encoded by the coding sequence ATGCAGCGACCGAATTGGCGACATGCAAGCGTAGTGGTGGGTTTGGCGTTGCTTTCCTCCACCGCGCTGGCGGACATCCGCATCGGCGTGACGGTGTCCGCCACGGGCCCGCAGGCATCGCTGGGGTTTCCTGAGAAGAACGCCACCACGCTGTGGCCGCGCGAGATCGCAGGCGAGAAGGTCGAGGTGATCGTGCTCGACGACGCCTCCGACACCACGCGCGCCGTCACCAACACGCGCAAGCTGATGACCGAGTCCAACGTGGACCTGATCGTCGGCTCGTCCACCACGCCCAACACGCTGGCAATGATCGACGTGGCGGCCGAAGGCAAGACGCCGGTGATCTCACTGGCGTCGTCCGCCCGGCTGATCGAGCCGATGGATGCGCAGCGCCGCTGGATCTTCAAGACACCGCATTCGGATTCGCACATGGCGTCGCTCATTGCCGAGCACGCCGCCGCGCATGGCGTGAAGACCATCGCCTATATCGGGTTTTCCAACGCACTGGGCGAGGCGTTCCTGACCGAGGTGCAACGCTTTGCCGATCTCAAGCACATCCGCATCACCGACACCGAGCGCTTCTCGCCCACCGACAACAGCGTGACCGCCCAGGTACTGCACCTGCTGGCGAGCAAACCGGATGCGGTGGTCATCGGTGGCTCGGGCACGCCCGCCGCGCTGCCGGCACGCGCGCTGGCCGAACGCGGCTACACCGGCAAGATCTACTTCAACCACGGCGTGTCCAACAACGAGTTCGTGAAGCTCTGCGGCAAGGAGTGCGAGGGCGCTTACGTGCCCACCGGGCCGGTGATGGTCGCCACACAGTTGCCCGACAGCAATCCGGCCAAGGCGCAGGCGCTCGACTTCACCCGCCGCTACGAGGCCGCGTTCGGCAAACGCACCGTGTCGATCTTCGCCGCCTACACGGGCGACATCGGCTTGCTACTGCAACGCGCCGTGCCGGTGGCACTCAAGCGCGCCAAGCCGGGCACGCCAGCCTTTCGTGAAGCGCTGCGCGATGCGCTGGAACATGTGCGTGACCTGCCGACCAGTACCGGCGTCGTCAATATGAGCCCGCAGGACCACGTCGGCCTGGACCAGCGCGCTCGGGTGATGGCGCAGATACGTCGTGGCGAATGGCGTCTGGCTGACGAGGCAAAGTCACCATGA
- a CDS encoding type III pantothenate kinase yields MTRLKAPHSAPARPLLLVDAGNTRIKWAWIASDVDALPVEPGDTPWQHAGARSHDQLAELVEDWRDCHALGVAPPEVWISAVAGPALRDALTARIARVFDGARVRIATSEAETAGLRNGYREPTQLGTDRWVGAVGARSLWPDTALLLVTAGTATTLDIVSPDGLFAGGLILPGITLMMRALSRNTAQLPEVDISYLSARDAVAPPWADNTQDAIALGCVTAQAGAIAQTWQTLQSQYPGPARCVLSGGARAALAPHLRMPFQMHDNLVLLGLQVLARANREGAATLA; encoded by the coding sequence ATGACACGCCTGAAGGCCCCGCACTCTGCGCCCGCGCGGCCGCTGTTGCTGGTCGACGCCGGCAACACGCGCATCAAGTGGGCATGGATTGCCAGCGATGTCGATGCACTCCCCGTGGAGCCCGGTGATACGCCGTGGCAGCACGCCGGTGCCCGCTCACACGATCAACTTGCTGAACTCGTTGAAGACTGGCGCGATTGCCATGCACTGGGTGTGGCACCGCCCGAGGTGTGGATCAGCGCGGTGGCCGGCCCCGCGCTGCGCGACGCACTCACCGCACGCATCGCGCGCGTGTTCGACGGCGCGCGCGTGCGCATTGCCACATCGGAAGCCGAGACCGCCGGCCTGCGCAATGGGTATCGCGAACCCACGCAACTCGGCACCGACCGCTGGGTGGGCGCGGTGGGCGCACGCAGCCTGTGGCCCGACACCGCCCTGCTGCTGGTGACAGCCGGCACCGCCACCACACTCGACATCGTCTCGCCCGATGGCCTGTTTGCCGGCGGCCTGATCCTGCCCGGCATCACGCTGATGATGCGCGCGCTCTCGCGCAACACGGCACAGTTGCCCGAGGTGGATATCAGCTACCTCAGCGCGCGCGATGCCGTTGCGCCGCCGTGGGCCGACAACACGCAGGATGCCATCGCCCTGGGCTGCGTCACGGCCCAGGCTGGTGCCATCGCGCAGACGTGGCAGACGCTGCAATCGCAATACCCCGGCCCGGCACGCTGCGTGCTGAGCGGCGGTGCACGTGCCGCCCTCGCCCCGCATCTGCGCATGCCGTTCCAGATGCACGATAATCTTGTGCTGCTTGGCCTACAGGTGCTGGCGCGCGCAAACCGGGAAGGTGCGGCGACGCTGGCGTGA
- a CDS encoding glutathione peroxidase — protein MLFSAIAVTSNRHPHWRLHPRASGVLRRHHLLIVAIAIVIAIIALLLPRTGHAATAAPAASAAHPPVVATAGNCPASLNFRVKRLQDDAPQDLCQYAGRVVLVVNTASYCGYTYQYEGLEALYAKYRDKGLTVLGFPSNDFEQEPGNSKQIADFCYNTYGVKFPMFSKTAVVGPGASPLYTWLTEQTKQPPKWNFHKYLLDRSGRVAAVYPSKVEPGDPALTKRIDALLAEPAPH, from the coding sequence ATGTTGTTTTCCGCCATCGCCGTCACGTCGAATCGACACCCGCACTGGCGTCTGCACCCGCGCGCGTCGGGCGTACTGCGCCGGCACCACTTGCTGATCGTTGCGATCGCTATCGTCATCGCCATCATTGCCCTGCTGCTACCGCGCACCGGGCACGCGGCAACAGCGGCGCCCGCAGCGTCCGCGGCCCACCCGCCAGTTGTTGCCACGGCGGGCAACTGCCCCGCCAGCCTGAACTTCCGGGTCAAGCGACTGCAGGACGATGCACCGCAAGACCTCTGCCAGTACGCGGGCCGCGTGGTGCTGGTGGTCAATACCGCCAGCTATTGTGGCTACACGTATCAGTACGAAGGGCTGGAAGCGCTCTATGCAAAGTACCGCGACAAGGGTCTGACGGTGCTCGGCTTTCCGTCCAACGATTTCGAGCAGGAACCCGGCAATAGCAAGCAGATCGCCGATTTTTGCTACAACACGTACGGTGTGAAATTCCCGATGTTCTCGAAGACGGCGGTGGTGGGGCCAGGGGCATCGCCGCTCTACACGTGGTTGACCGAGCAGACGAAGCAACCGCCCAAGTGGAACTTCCACAAGTACCTGCTGGACCGCAGCGGCCGCGTAGCGGCGGTGTATCCAAGCAAGGTCGAGCCGGGCGATCCGGCGCTCACCAAGCGCATCGATGCGCTATTGGCGGAACCCGCGCCGCATTGA
- a CDS encoding PhaM family polyhydroxyalkanoate granule multifunctional regulatory protein, which yields MFTQMPNFAEGGFEFLRKLWGGGLAGMAGAGMPSMANFAAPPMDLEELDKRIHDLRAVESWLQLNASLLRTAIQGLEVQRATLVALQTFGSALSPDAMKATFDGLSGSEAKPAAESKPAWPHTATTKAAEADEPTPEDEAEIEAEDADDDEAEARAQSAAQAQAQAHAAARAAAAALDPSPWWNMLQQQFNQIASSAAAAMPMPQNLMPGFPGGFPGFGGAPGAEGLDSAPEDIEEKTAPAAPKRAAAKATSKPAAKAPAGKSAGPATKKAAAKKAPAKTAAKKASAKTAPHKPANDTP from the coding sequence ATGTTCACCCAGATGCCCAACTTCGCTGAAGGCGGCTTTGAATTTCTGCGCAAGCTGTGGGGCGGCGGCCTGGCGGGGATGGCCGGTGCGGGAATGCCCAGCATGGCCAACTTTGCGGCGCCGCCGATGGACCTGGAGGAGCTCGACAAGCGCATCCACGACCTGCGCGCCGTGGAGAGCTGGCTGCAGCTGAATGCCAGCCTGCTGCGCACCGCCATCCAGGGGCTGGAGGTGCAGCGTGCCACGCTGGTCGCACTGCAAACGTTCGGCTCGGCGCTGTCGCCCGATGCGATGAAAGCCACCTTCGACGGGCTGTCAGGCAGCGAGGCCAAGCCTGCCGCAGAGTCCAAGCCGGCCTGGCCACATACCGCCACCACCAAAGCGGCCGAAGCTGACGAGCCCACCCCCGAAGACGAGGCCGAGATCGAAGCCGAAGACGCCGACGATGACGAAGCCGAGGCTCGGGCGCAGTCCGCTGCGCAGGCGCAAGCTCAGGCCCACGCTGCAGCGCGCGCAGCCGCAGCCGCGCTGGACCCGTCACCGTGGTGGAACATGCTGCAGCAGCAGTTCAACCAGATCGCCAGTTCCGCCGCGGCTGCCATGCCCATGCCGCAGAACCTGATGCCGGGCTTCCCCGGCGGCTTCCCTGGGTTTGGCGGCGCGCCGGGTGCGGAGGGGCTCGACTCGGCGCCAGAGGACATCGAAGAAAAGACCGCGCCGGCCGCGCCGAAGCGTGCAGCGGCCAAGGCGACATCCAAGCCGGCCGCCAAGGCGCCTGCGGGCAAGTCTGCCGGGCCGGCTACGAAGAAAGCTGCCGCCAAGAAGGCCCCCGCCAAGACCGCGGCCAAGAAGGCGTCGGCCAAGACTGCGCCGCACAAGCCGGCCAACGACACGCCCTGA
- a CDS encoding ABC transporter permease, whose protein sequence is MITCRTPQLEVRVVDGKSVAFLSGDWTTLALAERAGVRSARQQIRAGLDNANAWCLTEVGRIDHFGAQLLWRAWGNAWPEHLDARPDQRRMIDRVAKLDPGGWKKRLAPRINPVVILGNGMFDFFDHARDGVAMVGQLMFDFWRFLRAPHRGPWREISANIYSTGYRALGITALVGFLIGIVLSYLSANQLRVFGASIFIVNILGMAIIRELGPVLAAILVAGRSGSAITAQIGVMRVTEELDAMRVMGISHGFRLILPKVIALAIAMPLLVAWTDLLALGGGILAAKFQLDISPTYFITSLPDAVPVANLWLGIGKGVVFGMLIALVACHFGLRIQPNTQSLGEGTTTSVVVSITIVILADAVFAILFKDVGI, encoded by the coding sequence TTGATCACCTGCCGTACGCCCCAGCTTGAGGTTCGCGTTGTCGACGGGAAGTCCGTCGCCTTCCTCTCCGGCGACTGGACCACGCTCGCGCTGGCCGAGCGGGCTGGCGTGCGCAGCGCGCGCCAGCAGATTCGCGCCGGGCTGGACAACGCTAATGCGTGGTGCCTGACCGAAGTTGGTCGCATCGATCACTTCGGCGCGCAATTGCTCTGGCGCGCCTGGGGCAACGCGTGGCCCGAACACCTCGACGCCCGCCCCGACCAGCGCCGCATGATCGACCGCGTTGCCAAGCTCGACCCGGGTGGCTGGAAGAAACGCCTGGCGCCGCGCATCAACCCGGTGGTGATCCTCGGCAACGGCATGTTCGATTTCTTCGATCACGCCCGCGACGGCGTCGCCATGGTCGGCCAGTTGATGTTCGACTTCTGGCGGTTCCTGCGCGCGCCGCACCGCGGCCCATGGCGCGAGATTTCCGCCAATATCTACAGCACCGGCTACAGGGCGCTCGGCATCACGGCACTGGTGGGCTTCCTGATCGGCATTGTGCTGAGCTACCTGTCGGCCAACCAGTTGCGCGTGTTCGGGGCCAGCATCTTCATCGTCAACATCCTGGGGATGGCCATCATCCGCGAGCTGGGGCCGGTGCTGGCGGCCATCCTGGTGGCGGGGCGATCGGGCTCGGCCATCACCGCGCAGATCGGCGTGATGCGGGTGACCGAAGAGTTGGATGCGATGCGCGTGATGGGCATTTCGCACGGTTTCCGGCTGATCCTGCCCAAGGTGATTGCGCTGGCGATTGCCATGCCGCTGCTGGTGGCGTGGACCGACTTGCTGGCGCTGGGCGGCGGTATCCTGGCCGCCAAGTTTCAGCTCGACATCAGCCCGACGTATTTCATTACCTCGCTGCCCGATGCGGTGCCGGTGGCCAACCTGTGGCTCGGCATCGGCAAGGGCGTGGTGTTCGGCATGCTGATCGCGCTGGTGGCGTGCCACTTCGGCCTGCGTATCCAGCCGAACACGCAGAGCCTGGGCGAGGGCACGACCACCTCGGTGGTGGTGTCGATCACCATCGTGATCCTGGCCGACGCGGTGTTCGCCATCCTCTTCAAGGACGTCGGCATATGA
- a CDS encoding enoyl-CoA hydratase/isomerase family protein codes for MTTSLAPRFARYQALTLVQHGPILEIVMGAAQSANRKLSTADASLHRELAEIWRDVSAEPSVRVALIRGEGKGFSAGGDLHLVEQMADDFEVRTRVWHEARDLVYNLINCDKPIVSAMHGPAVGAGLVAGLLADISIAAKDARIVDGHTRLGVAAGDHAAIVWPLLCGMAKAKYYLLLCESVTGDEAERIGLVSLAVNESDLVNRAFEIAERLAAGSQTAIRWTKYALNNWLRLAGPSFDTSLALEFMGFAGPDVREGLASLRQKRPPTFDGA; via the coding sequence ATGACGACCTCGCTCGCTCCCCGCTTCGCCCGCTACCAGGCGCTCACGCTTGTTCAGCATGGCCCCATCCTCGAGATCGTGATGGGTGCCGCGCAGTCGGCCAACCGCAAGCTGTCCACTGCTGACGCCAGCTTGCACCGCGAACTGGCCGAGATCTGGCGCGACGTGTCCGCCGAGCCCTCGGTGCGCGTGGCGCTCATTCGCGGCGAGGGCAAGGGCTTCTCGGCCGGCGGCGACCTGCACCTGGTCGAGCAGATGGCCGACGATTTTGAGGTGCGCACCCGTGTCTGGCACGAAGCGCGCGACCTCGTCTACAACCTCATCAATTGCGACAAGCCGATCGTCAGCGCCATGCATGGCCCAGCTGTGGGCGCGGGGCTGGTGGCCGGACTGCTGGCGGATATCTCGATTGCCGCCAAGGATGCGCGCATCGTTGACGGCCATACGCGTCTGGGCGTGGCAGCGGGCGATCATGCCGCGATTGTCTGGCCGCTGTTGTGCGGCATGGCCAAGGCCAAGTACTACCTGCTGCTGTGCGAATCCGTGACGGGCGACGAAGCCGAGCGCATCGGCCTCGTGTCGCTGGCGGTGAACGAGTCGGACCTCGTCAACCGCGCATTCGAGATAGCCGAGCGTTTGGCTGCCGGTTCACAGACGGCCATCCGCTGGACCAAGTACGCACTCAACAACTGGCTGCGTCTGGCGGGGCCGAGCTTTGATACCTCGCTGGCGCTTGAATTCATGGGGTTTGCCGGCCCCGACGTGCGCGAGGGCCTTGCGAGCCTGCGCCAGAAGCGCCCACCCACGTTCGACGGCGCCTGA
- a CDS encoding biotin--[acetyl-CoA-carboxylase] ligase, which translates to MSLAEPSARWRLTRARIQPSGPAADWPVEVVEATGSTNADLMAAVRETAWPAHTAGAGHAPLLSASVLAAQRQTAGRGRQGRPWDGDHGLTFSIACAFAGEPALLGGLSLAIGVAVADAVARYAETYGGSAQALALKWPNDVQIAGRKLAGILVETVRTAPGQTWAVIGIGLNLERPHVLESTLGRELSGVEELVEAPEPNGVFSALLTSLGEHLQRFGAQGLAPFVAPFAARDAFAGERVRLWQDGTVVLEGVAHGIDAQGRLAIESGGRVQWVHSGEVSLRSAKDEQLRERP; encoded by the coding sequence ATGTCTCTTGCCGAACCCTCTGCGCGCTGGCGCCTCACGCGCGCACGCATCCAGCCCAGCGGCCCGGCCGCCGACTGGCCGGTCGAGGTGGTCGAGGCCACCGGCTCCACCAACGCCGACCTGATGGCCGCCGTGCGCGAAACCGCCTGGCCTGCACACACGGCCGGCGCCGGCCACGCACCGCTGTTGTCCGCCAGTGTGCTGGCCGCCCAGCGCCAGACCGCCGGACGCGGCCGCCAGGGCCGCCCGTGGGATGGCGACCACGGCCTGACCTTCTCCATCGCCTGCGCCTTTGCCGGTGAACCGGCGCTGCTGGGCGGCCTGAGCCTCGCCATTGGCGTGGCCGTGGCCGATGCCGTGGCACGCTACGCCGAAACCTATGGCGGCAGCGCACAGGCCCTGGCACTCAAATGGCCGAACGATGTGCAGATCGCCGGGCGCAAGCTGGCCGGCATCCTGGTCGAGACCGTGCGCACGGCACCCGGACAGACCTGGGCCGTAATCGGCATCGGCCTGAACCTGGAGCGCCCGCACGTGCTGGAAAGTACGCTGGGCCGCGAACTGTCGGGCGTGGAAGAACTGGTGGAAGCGCCCGAGCCGAACGGGGTGTTCTCCGCACTGCTCACATCGCTGGGGGAACACCTGCAGCGCTTTGGTGCGCAAGGGCTCGCGCCCTTCGTTGCGCCGTTCGCCGCACGCGATGCGTTTGCCGGCGAGCGCGTGCGCCTGTGGCAGGACGGCACCGTCGTGCTCGAAGGCGTGGCACACGGTATTGATGCGCAAGGTCGGCTGGCGATCGAATCGGGCGGGCGCGTGCAGTGGGTCCACAGCGGCGAGGTCTCGCTGCGCAGTGCAAAGGATGAGCAACTGCGGGAGCGGCCATGA
- a CDS encoding ferritin-like domain-containing protein, whose product MSARIRLQIQRLTMLYPELFKSLEAVRWNMEKDIPWDTFDASLLTDAQAQTIKMNAITEWSALPATEMFLRDNRHDSDFSAFMSVWFFEEQKHSLVLMEYLRRFRPDLVPTEEELHNVRFEFDPAPPLETLMLHFCGEIRLNHWYRRASEWHTEPVIKSIYKHLSQDEARHGGAYLRYMKKYLGTFGDNARSAFAKIGVLMASARRTEKPLHPTNLHVNKALFPQDTVQSRLPNPDWLEHWLDEQIKFDAGWEKKVIERILHNMGLLFERTFETVQDLNRYRKELNARLLGSAGGAEQAA is encoded by the coding sequence ATGTCTGCTAGAATCCGCCTGCAAATTCAAAGGCTTACCATGCTCTATCCCGAATTGTTCAAGTCGTTGGAAGCGGTCCGCTGGAATATGGAAAAGGATATTCCGTGGGACACGTTCGATGCGTCGCTGCTGACCGACGCGCAAGCGCAGACCATCAAGATGAATGCCATCACCGAGTGGTCTGCACTACCCGCCACCGAGATGTTCCTGCGCGACAATCGTCACGACTCCGATTTCTCGGCGTTCATGAGCGTGTGGTTCTTTGAAGAGCAGAAGCACTCGCTGGTCCTGATGGAATACCTGCGCCGCTTCCGCCCGGACCTCGTGCCGACCGAAGAAGAGTTGCACAACGTGCGCTTCGAGTTCGATCCGGCCCCGCCGCTGGAAACGCTGATGCTGCACTTCTGCGGCGAAATCCGCCTGAACCACTGGTACCGCCGTGCCTCCGAATGGCACACCGAGCCGGTCATCAAGTCGATCTACAAGCATCTGTCGCAAGATGAAGCCCGCCACGGCGGCGCCTACCTGCGCTACATGAAGAAGTACCTGGGCACGTTCGGTGATAACGCCCGCAGCGCGTTCGCCAAGATCGGCGTGCTGATGGCCTCGGCCCGCCGCACCGAAAAGCCGCTGCACCCGACCAACCTGCACGTGAACAAGGCGCTGTTCCCGCAAGACACGGTGCAATCCCGCCTGCCGAACCCGGACTGGCTCGAGCACTGGCTCGACGAGCAGATCAAGTTCGACGCCGGCTGGGAAAAGAAGGTGATCGAGCGCATCCTGCACAACATGGGTCTGTTGTTCGAGCGCACCTTCGAAACCGTGCAAGACCTGAACCGCTACCGCAAGGAACTGAACGCACGTCTGCTCGGCTCGGCCGGCGGCGCTGAACAAGCGGCCTGA
- a CDS encoding patatin-like phospholipase family protein: MSVDSTALLMMGGGARAAYQVGVLRGIARLAREYAPSVVRTPFDVICGTSAGAINSLGMARGAQDFTQATEALTELWANLHADRVYRTDVGRVGASGTRWLTALAFGWLTGHTPRALFDNTPLRELLASQHDGQQVQAAFDAGALRALAITALSYTTGRHVTFYQSPHVVLPWRRSQRIAVADQIGVSHMLASSSIPFIFPAEPVQLEGNDEWFGDGTMRQMSPLSPAIHLGANRILVVGAASRAQPGWYDTVPASGYPSLAQIAGQALASIFLDGLSADIERLQHINAMVSRNPEISDARDGWRKIEVLVMAPSERIELIASRHVQRLPSTVRALLKPLGGTEARGAAFASYLLFEPEYTQELIDLGERDVEARRDELAAFLYGVVPDTMRAA; the protein is encoded by the coding sequence ATGTCGGTCGATAGCACCGCGCTGTTGATGATGGGCGGCGGCGCCCGTGCCGCCTATCAGGTGGGCGTGCTGCGCGGCATTGCGCGACTGGCGCGCGAGTACGCACCAAGCGTGGTGCGTACGCCGTTCGACGTGATCTGCGGCACCTCAGCCGGAGCCATCAACAGCCTGGGCATGGCGCGTGGCGCGCAGGACTTCACGCAGGCTACGGAGGCACTCACAGAGCTCTGGGCGAACCTCCATGCGGACCGCGTCTATCGCACCGATGTCGGCCGCGTTGGCGCAAGCGGTACGCGCTGGCTGACCGCGCTGGCTTTTGGCTGGCTGACCGGCCATACGCCGCGTGCCCTGTTCGACAACACGCCGCTGCGTGAACTGCTGGCGTCGCAGCACGACGGCCAGCAGGTGCAGGCTGCGTTCGATGCCGGTGCGTTGCGCGCACTGGCCATCACCGCGTTGTCGTACACAACGGGGCGCCATGTCACGTTCTATCAGTCGCCGCACGTGGTACTGCCGTGGCGGCGTTCGCAGCGGATTGCGGTAGCCGACCAGATTGGCGTGTCGCACATGCTGGCCTCGTCGAGCATCCCGTTCATCTTTCCGGCGGAACCGGTGCAGCTTGAAGGCAACGACGAGTGGTTTGGTGACGGCACGATGCGGCAGATGTCGCCGCTGAGCCCGGCCATCCACCTGGGCGCGAATCGCATTCTGGTGGTGGGGGCGGCCTCGCGTGCGCAACCGGGGTGGTACGACACGGTGCCGGCTTCCGGCTATCCGTCACTGGCGCAGATTGCCGGGCAGGCGCTAGCGAGCATCTTTCTCGATGGGCTGTCCGCCGACATCGAACGATTGCAGCACATCAACGCAATGGTCAGCCGCAACCCCGAGATTTCCGACGCGCGCGACGGCTGGCGCAAGATCGAAGTGCTGGTGATGGCGCCGTCCGAGCGCATCGAGCTGATTGCCTCGCGCCACGTGCAGCGCCTGCCGAGCACGGTGCGCGCGCTGCTCAAGCCACTGGGTGGTACTGAGGCACGCGGTGCGGCGTTCGCCAGCTATCTGTTGTTCGAGCCGGAGTACACGCAGGAACTGATCGACCTGGGTGAGCGCGACGTTGAGGCGCGGCGCGATGAGCTGGCCGCGTTCCTGTACGGCGTCGTGCCGGACACCATGCGTGCGGCCTGA